From Pseudomonadota bacterium, a single genomic window includes:
- the ccoN gene encoding cytochrome-c oxidase, cbb3-type subunit I has translation MTGYPKDEVVTTKSGPEAQALPQESFSYDDGIVRRFVLATVVWGIVGMTVGLLLALQLGLHQLNFGLPWTSFGRLRPLHTNAVIFAFAANGIFAAVYYSCQRLLKARMFSGLLSAIHFWGWQAIIVAAAITLPLGYTQGKEYAELEWPIDLAIAVVWVVFAINVFGTIARRRERHLYVAIWFYIASIVTVALLHIFNGLAIPAGALKSYSIYAGVQDAFMQWWYGHNAVAFVLTTPFLGMMYYFLPKAAERPVFSYRLSILHFWTLVFLYIWAGPHHLHYTALPSWASTLGMVFSLMLWMPSWGGMINGLLTLRGAWNKVAEEPVLKFYVVAITFYGMSTFEGPMMSIKSVNALSHYTDWTIAHVHAGALGWVGFMIFGMLYWLAPRIFQTELYSKALATTHFWIATIGIVLYVVSIWTAGITQGLMWRAFDESGRLAYPEFVETVVKLLPMYWVRALGGLLYLSGALLMGYNLLRTWQRRPAQYAEPSYTAPALAPDFVEPPPPLSPLEASHAPVAQIGIRLEKLLLGYWHRRWEGLPLLLTVLTVLAVVVASLFEILPTFLIRSNVPTIASVRPYTPLELVGRDIYLREGCYNCHSQMVRPFRAETERYGEYSKAGEFVYDHPFQWGSRRIGPDLHRVGGKYPHLWHVGHMDNPRSIQSGSIMPSYGWLLQHDLDFGVIQRRVDAMAMIGVPYDRAALTRAEALARAQARELAAVVVKEGGAAGLEGKEIIALTAYLQRLGTDLKAPPLAAGAAAGAGASP, from the coding sequence ATGACGGGCTATCCCAAGGACGAAGTGGTGACGACAAAGAGCGGGCCCGAGGCCCAAGCCCTGCCGCAGGAGAGCTTCAGCTACGACGACGGGATCGTGCGCCGTTTCGTCTTGGCGACGGTCGTCTGGGGTATCGTGGGGATGACCGTCGGCTTGCTGCTGGCCTTGCAGCTCGGACTGCATCAGCTCAATTTCGGGCTGCCCTGGACGAGCTTCGGCCGCTTGCGACCGCTGCACACCAACGCGGTGATCTTCGCCTTCGCCGCCAACGGCATCTTCGCCGCCGTCTATTACTCATGCCAGCGCCTGCTCAAGGCGCGGATGTTCTCGGGCTTGCTCAGCGCGATCCACTTCTGGGGCTGGCAGGCGATCATCGTCGCGGCCGCGATCACGCTGCCGCTCGGCTATACGCAGGGCAAGGAGTACGCCGAGCTCGAGTGGCCGATCGACCTCGCGATTGCCGTCGTCTGGGTCGTGTTCGCGATCAATGTCTTCGGCACGATCGCCCGCCGCCGCGAGCGCCACCTCTACGTCGCGATCTGGTTCTACATCGCCAGCATCGTCACGGTCGCGCTGCTCCACATCTTCAACGGCCTGGCGATTCCCGCCGGTGCGCTGAAGAGCTATTCGATCTACGCGGGCGTCCAGGACGCCTTCATGCAGTGGTGGTACGGCCACAACGCCGTCGCCTTCGTCCTGACCACGCCCTTCCTCGGCATGATGTACTACTTCTTGCCCAAGGCGGCCGAGCGCCCGGTCTTCTCCTACCGGCTCTCGATCCTGCACTTCTGGACGCTGGTCTTCCTCTACATCTGGGCCGGGCCGCACCACCTGCACTACACGGCCCTGCCGAGCTGGGCCTCGACGCTGGGGATGGTCTTCTCGCTGATGCTGTGGATGCCCTCCTGGGGCGGGATGATCAACGGCCTGCTGACCCTGCGCGGCGCCTGGAACAAGGTGGCCGAGGAGCCGGTGCTGAAGTTCTACGTCGTCGCCATCACCTTCTACGGCATGTCGACCTTCGAAGGCCCGATGATGTCGATCAAGAGCGTCAACGCGCTCTCGCACTACACCGACTGGACGATCGCACACGTGCACGCGGGAGCGCTCGGTTGGGTCGGGTTCATGATCTTCGGCATGCTCTACTGGCTCGCTCCCCGCATCTTCCAGACTGAGCTCTACAGCAAGGCGCTGGCCACGACGCACTTCTGGATCGCGACGATCGGCATCGTGCTCTACGTCGTCTCGATTTGGACCGCGGGGATCACGCAGGGCCTGATGTGGCGCGCCTTCGACGAGAGCGGTCGCCTGGCCTACCCGGAGTTTGTCGAGACGGTGGTCAAGCTGCTGCCGATGTATTGGGTGCGGGCCCTTGGCGGCCTGCTCTATCTCAGCGGCGCGCTGCTGATGGGCTACAACCTGCTGCGGACCTGGCAGCGTCGCCCGGCCCAATACGCTGAGCCCAGCTACACGGCGCCCGCGCTGGCCCCCGACTTCGTCGAGCCGCCGCCGCCGCTCTCCCCGCTCGAGGCGTCGCACGCGCCCGTGGCGCAGATCGGGATCCGCCTGGAGAAGCTCTTGCTCGGCTACTGGCATCGCCGCTGGGAGGGGTTGCCGCTGCTGCTGACGGTGCTGACGGTGCTCGCGGTGGTCGTCGCCTCACTCTTCGAGATCCTGCCGACCTTCCTGATCCGATCGAACGTGCCGACGATCGCCAGCGTGCGCCCCTACACGCCGCTCGAGCTGGTAGGCCGCGACATCTACCTGCGCGAGGGCTGTTACAATTGCCACTCGCAGATGGTGCGCCCCTTTCGCGCGGAGACCGAGCGCTATGGCGAGTACAGCAAGGCCGGCGAGTTCGTCTACGACCACCCCTTTCAATGGGGCAGCCGCCGCATTGGCCCGGATCTGCACCGGGTCGGCGGCAAGTATCCGCATCTCTGGCACGTCGGGCATATGGACAATCCGCGCTCGATTCAGTCCGGCTCGATCATGCCCAGCTACGGCTGGCTGCTGCAGCACGACCTTGATTTCGGCGTGATTCAGCGGCGCGTCGACGCGATGGCGATGATCGGGGTGCCCTACGATCGGGCAGCGCTGACGCGAGCCGAGGCGCTGGCCAGGGCGCAGGCTCGTGAGCTCGCCGCCGTGGTCGTGAAGGAGGGCGGCGCGGCAGGATTGGAGGGCAAGGAGATCATCGCGCTGACGGCCTATCTGCAGCGGCTCGGCACCGACCTCAAGGCGCCGCCGCTGGCGGCCGGCGCTGCCGCTGGCGCCGGAGCGAGCCCTTGA